The Apium graveolens cultivar Ventura chromosome 3, ASM990537v1, whole genome shotgun sequence sequence TAAATAGGTTTTTAGACGTATTTAACATGTATGGTTTCCAGGATCTCCTACTAAATTCATAGAACATTTCTCTGTGTGCACTTCACAGTCTAGAAAACATTATGTGCGCATTCGTTCAAtcattattttttaaataatccCTTACACTGAATTTTTACTTCTCTAGATTAACAGAAGTTACATCGTTTATATGATATATAATGTATCATGAGGCAACTTTCTTTTCAATACAGAATGTATAGTGTCTTCACTTATAATTAAAGGGATAGTTTGTTTGTTTTTTCTTAACAAGAAATTAAGGATTTGAAGCTTTTTGATGAGTTTGAACTTTGACATTTCCTGTTTTCCCTGATGAAAATTTGGAAGCAAGCTATCTAAATagcaaaaagaaaagaaagtgaTTGCTCCAAGTTGTGTACCAAAGGGACAAAAGCTTTTAAACTCTTGTTGCTTTTCTTTGTTGGCCTTTTCTTGATGCTGCAGAGCTAGACCACTAAAGTTCAAGGTTTATTCATTCTCCTGTAAAAAAATTGACCCCCCTTGTTTTGACCTCTGGTTTTTGATAACTTATCCTCCATTTAATCATTCCACTGATAGAAATTTGGGATTCTCTCAACAGAAAGTATTGTCTTACTGTAACATTCTAATGGTCCATCTGGGCTGGGCTGGTGATATAGTAATAGATATAGTGCTATTATGCCATTTTCCATGTTTTCATTATGAATGTAGTATCTTGCATCTTTATGTCTGTGCATAAAGTTTTAGCAGAATGTTGTAGTCGAGAATTCTGAGAGAAAGAGAGTAGTTTTTTGAGTAGGTAAGTGTTTTTGGTCAGTTTCAAATGGGTGTCGGTCATATGTGTTTGATTCTGCTAGTAACATTGTTCTTCAGGCCATTTATGTGTCAGCAGCCTAATACAGATGGGTACTTTCTCCTTGAATTCTTGAAAAATGTGGGAGCTAAATCATCTCAGGTTCACAACTTTTCCAATCATGTTTGTTCATGGCAAGGTGTATTTTGTGATACGGAACAAGAATATGTTGTTAAGCTTGTAGCTTCTGGTTTTGGTCTATCAGGTTTGATATCTGATGATACTATTGGCAAGCTCAAAAGCCTTCAATATTTGGATTTAAGCAGTAATAATATCACTAATCTGCCGTCTGATTTCTGGAGTCTAGGGTCGCTCAAGATCCTCAACCTCTCATTTAATCAAATCTCCGGGAACCTCCCAAGCAACATTGGCAACTTCGGTCTACTTGAAAGCTTGGACATTTCTTACAATAATTTTTCAGGGAACATACCTGAAGGTATCAGTTCCCTTGCTAGTTTGCAAGTTTTTAACCTTCAACAAAATAGGTTTCAGTCAAGCATTCCTAAAGGGATCCTGAATTGTAAGTCTACTGTTTTCATGGATTTTTCCGGGAATCAGCTGAATGGTTCTCTTCCTGAAGGTTTTGCTTCTGCATTTCCTAGGCTCAAGTCTTTGAACCTGGCTGGGAATGAAATTCATGGGCGCGGTTCAGATTTTTTAGGCATGGTATCTGTCACCTTTCTCAACATTTCATGCAATCTTTTTCAGGGTTCCGTGGTTGATATATTTGCGGGGCCACTTGAGGTGATTGATTTAAGCCACAATCAGTTTCAAGGTCACATATCTCAGGTAAATTTCAGTTCTAGGTTCAATTGGTCTTATCTAGTATATCTGGACTTGTCTGAAAATCAACTAAGTGGAATGTTTTCTGAGAAGATGAACGAAGCCCAGAATCTTGAGTACCTAAATCTTGCATACAATAGGTTCTCAGAACAAAAGTTTTTGCAAATTGACGGTTTCCCTAATTTAGAATATTTGAACTTGTCGGCAACTAATATTATAGGCCTTATACCTGTTGAAATCCAATTGTTAAGTAATTTGAGAGCTATTGATCTTTCCAAAAACCATCTCCGCGGTCAACTTCCACCTTTGAGCACAAAAAGACTCCAGACGTTTGTTGTCTCGTACAACAACCTAACTGGGAGCATCCCTTTATCTATCCTAGAGAAATTGCCTTGGATGGACAGGTTTAACTTCTCATACAATAGATTAACTAGTTGTGCTGATCGATTTTCTGGCGAACTGAAAACAGCTTTTATTGGGTTGTTGAGCAGCTGTCCAATTGCTGCAAATCCAAGTCTCTACAAAAGAGAAACTGCAACCCATAGGGGGCTTGAGCTCTCTCTAGTTTTAGCCCTCTTATTGGTCTGTTTACTCGTGGGGTTGCTGACTTTTGCCTTTGGTTGCAGAAGAAAAACTAGAATGTGGGCCATGAAGCAACATTCTTGCAACGAAGAGCAAGATATATCAGGCCCTTTCTCGTTTCAGACCAACTCCACCACTTGGGTAGCTGATGTTCAACTTGCAACTTCAGTCCCAGTAGTGATGTTTGAGAAGCCATTGTTAAATTTTACATTTGCAGACCTCTTGTCCGCAACTTCAGGCTTTGATAGCAGTACACTGTTGGCCGAGGGGAGGTTTGGACCTGTTTATAGAGGGTTTTTACAAGGCGGGATTCATGTAGCAGTCAAAGTTTTAGTCCACGAATCTACAATGACAGATCATGAAGCTGTAAGAGAGCTTGAATATCTTGGTAGAGTTAGACACCGCAATCTTGTTCCACTGATTGGATACTGCTTAGCAGGTGAACAAAGGATTGCCATTTATGATTATATGGAGAATGGTAACTTACAAAATTTGCTTCATGACCTGCCACCTGGGGTTCAAACTACAGAAATTTGGAGTGGGGACGCCTGCAAAGACGATGATAACGGTGAGATCCAGAATGTTGGGTCTGAAGAGTTGTTAACAACATGGAGATTAAGATACAAAATTGCACTTGGGACTGCGAGAGCACTGGCATTTCTCCACCATGGATGCTCTCCTCCTATAGTTCACAGGGATGTTAATTCTAGCAGTGTTTATCTTGATATGAACTTGGAACCAAGATTGTCTGATTTTGGATTGGCAAAGATATTTGGGCGTGGTCTCGAGAATGAGATTGCTCATGGAACGCCAGGCTATGTGCCACCGGAGTTACTTGAGCCAGAAACTGACGTTTATGGGTTTGGGATTATTCTCTTTGAGTTGGTTACAGGGAAAAAACCAGCTGCAGATGCGTATGCAGAGAAAGAAGCAACTTTGGTCAGTTGGGTGAGAGGATTAGTGAAGAAAAACGAGGGTTCAAGAGCTGTTGACCCTAAAATCCGTGGAGTAGGACCTGAATCTCACTTTGAGGAAGCCTTAAAGATCGGATACTTATGCACTGCTGATCTTCCCTCTAAGCGACCAAGCATGCAACAAGTCGTCGGACTTCTCAAGGACATTGCAACGTAGTTCCAAGTTCATTTCATAGATAATCTCACTTTTTGTTGTCATAGTCATTCAGGGGATTTTTACTGTAGTTCTAACCGGTACTGTTTAGATTTGGCCAGCTTTCTTTCGGTTTTTCATTGTTGGTTGGAAAATACTTGTTTACATCAAGGCTAAAATTAGTATTCTCTGCAGGCAAATCATTCTTCGTGGTTCTCATATATCTACTGTTAGCTTCTTTACATGTTGTCATTAACTCACTTGTTCTAGAAACTACCTGCACAATGCATTCACCTTATCTGATTTCCCTTCAGTAAATGTAACACTGTTTCATCAATCAGCCTTTAAGTCCTATCTGTGTATTTGGATCTTTCACTATAGACTATAGGCTATagtaattataatattataaatatttctcTAGAAGAGTAGCAGAAGCTAGAATGCTACATTACTTCATCACTGCTAAACAAAAAATAAAAGCTATACACACCACCAGTAAGACAAAAACATGATTCTGTTTGTTTCATTCATGTAAGATATACTCGGAACTTTCTTCATGTAGACCACAATTACATTATAGCGTGATTGCCATCCACAAACTCTACAATATTGGGCAGTCATCCTTATCGCAGTCATCGTATTTTTGACGTCAAAGCGCTGTAAGTATGTTGCAACGTATGTCTATTTTGTACCTGAGCCCCTACAACTATATACTAGAGTTCAGATATAGCGATgtcaatttaattttatttttaatattttttattattgtGTGTATCAAGGGACAGCACCATGGCATTCCAGAATAACGTGCAGAAACTTGCTGTGATATGATCACGGACCACAATTTAGAAAGATGTGGATCATGTATGAAGTTAGTGCAACTTGTTTTTATTTGCATCAAAAAAATAATTGGTCAAGAAAAGTTTCCATCACATTGTGGTTAGTTTCGTATAATAGGTTTGGCCATATCTTTACGTCGACTTGCTTTTTTctgtttcttcttcatttttaCTGACTCTCAAGTGTTGGAACAGCTAGCTTCTATTCTATGTTGTTTAGCTTAAGCCCTTCACATATAAATCAATTTTTGTCCTTTGTTGCCAATTGATTGTACAGACGCACACAATAATTGAACTCCTCTCTTCTTATTCATTAGTGAAAAATGTGCGGCAAATCCAACATTGTCTTGTACGTATAACCtcatctatctatactatactgTACTGATCTATAATAACATGAATCTATATACTATAAATAATAATAGAAATGTgatatattttgattaaactgTTATCCCCTATTTTAATCATTAAAGATAAAAATAAATAGTGTAATATATatgttaaactactaaattgttaaattattatatatatattcttcTTATCCGACTAAACTACGACAAACACTTATCCTACTAAATCACGAACATGGCTTCTTCctaattcttttattatttttattataagtctataattattaaatattcatataaatatattaaagttATAATATGATTGGATaaacaatattttaaaatatttgaatattaacGATCCCGTGCATCGTAAAGGATTTAAATTAGTAGTGTATAATAATCAGAATAGTGTATAATTTGGTTTAGTCTCCCTTTTAATTATCCGTATGACCGTCATATTTTCTTAGAAAATACTAGATGCCCCAAATATTGTTACAAAATCTTTTTCCAAATACTTTATAATAGCAATTTCTGTCAAAATAACATGGGACTGCACGTGAATTCATATGCGCCCACGAATAAATTGCGACACATGTCATGCCACATCATTTTGTGACTTTTTTTTATGAATTTTGGGTTACCTAGcattattcatttttttaaataaattatctTAATCCAAATATTAAAATAATGCACAACCTAAACTCAGGTTTGAATTCCTCTTCTATTATTATTTATCAGAAATTTTTAGATCTAATATTAAAATAATGCACAACCCAAGCTCACGAATCCCTCCCGCAACAagcatttatattattattatttataaagatacaaaTAACAAGCATTTATATTACTATTTATAAAGATACAAATAAGTTATCAGGTTCGAATTccaccaacaacaaatattattcaaatatgAAAATAATGTACTACCCAGGCTCCGAGGTACGAATCCCTACAATAACAAACATTTagttattatttataaagatattcgaatcaaaccaacaaaaaaaagttatattataatttataaagTTACAAATAAAGTTAATATTTCAAGTCTCagtaatatattattttatactATATGATGTTATCCTGAAATTATATACATTCAAATCAAAGTAATAATTacataattattaatttaatatttaattgtttttattagattttcattaaaatacatataatataattaaaaatatataaaattaaaggAACCCGTTCGTTACCCAAACATTTTTACCATTTAAATAAAGAGTAAAAATATTGAAATGCGCTTGCCGATGAATAAAAATACGataaatgaaataaattaaaaaatatttcaaatattatgAATTTTGGCAATCCCACTTAAATGTTCCGTGAGGATTAAAGATAAAATTTCACCTTGAAATTAATTGTCCTTCTTTGACTTAGGGGACTACTAATTTGTTATGCAAAACATGCCTtaacataacaagactaagttatATAGATAATGCTGAGAATTAGTTGACTTGTAATAGTTTATGTAATCTGTAAATGTATTCTTTGAGTTTGTAAAAATAATTAGAAGACCAGACTAGAACAGTTTTCTATAAACTGCCAACAAGCTAAAGAATAAgtctctggaagaagatcaagccttATCATGCATCAGAATGAAAATACATAGCTTGGAGAAGAATAATGTTGTAgattgaaaaatgttttaagtcaaatatcgagaagtcacagatcaaggaataTCGAGAAGTATATCGAGAACTATTCAAGCATGTAGAGAAGTCATGTAGAGATCTATTCTAGCATGTAGAGAAGTCATATTGAGATGGAAGCTATAGAGAAGTCTCTACAAGCTACAAAGATCTATATCGCAAAGTCATACAGAGAagtgagatatcgacaaatcatttcTATATCGCGatgtggagatatcgacaagtcatttatataCCGCGAtgtggagatattgacaagtcatttataTATCGCAAtgtggagatatcaacaagttatTTCTATATCGAGATgtagagatatctacaagtcttTTCACATGTCGATATTGTCATATCTGAAAGAGGCTTTTGCACTTAGAAGATCTTGACAACAGTTGTATTTACAGAATGTATCTATCATGAAGATTCCAATTTACCAGTCAACAAACCATTTATCATTAAAATGAAAAGTCTGCCAATGCAGCTTGAAGACTGCAgagatcaaaggccaagatgaAATGGACAAAAGAGTGTAGCAGCTCTGGAAGATTGTTTGCAGATGTAGCACTTGAAATAGAAATAGAcaaacaagttttaaaaaatatgttagtctattttagtgcaatcTCTGTAAACTATGCATGCTGTTATATAAAGCATGTCACGGGTCCTTTTTCTAGAAGTAACTAAACAATTTAGAACTCTTTATATTCACTGAAGTAGAAGCTAAGTTCTTCAATATTCAAGAACCTAGATTTCTAGCACAACCTAATTAACTTTGAATAAAGATCAAGTGACTTTTGATAATTGCTTCTCTATGTCTTTTACAGTTAATTAATTATCACTACAAAAATACTTTAGTTGTTAAGTTCAATAAAGTCTAAAACACTGAACTTGATTTCTTAAAAACAATTTGTAAAGTTTTAAAGTAAGAATCAAGAAACAGACATTCACCCCCCTTTGTGTGCATTTCATatctaacaagtgatatcagagcaaagtgtgaaagtaaacagatcagatcttggaagtatgagtgcacaaatACTTAGCACTATCAACATACCTATATTTGTCAAAGGAAACTACACATTGTGGAAGAAAAATACGATGCTGGTCATCAGGATGGCTCATCCACTGTGCCATGAGATCCGAATATATGGAACTTTTATCCCTATGGCGAGGATGCCTGAAACAACTCAAGATGATATTGTTATTCCTGCTCAGTATGTTCCAAAAAATCCATCCAtatacactgagcctgagaaagagaaGGTTTCACTAGACAATGGCTTGAAACTCATCTTgattgagtctcttgataatATTACGTATAACAACATTATTAACTGTGAGATAACCAAACAAATCTGAAAAAAGATAGAGATCTTATTTGAAGGTACTGAAGAGGTAAgatcaaaccaaagaagaatctcgatctcacaatatgagggttttatggctaaaataaaagaaggcattactgaagtatttgagagattcaataagctgattaatgacttgtaGTTACATGGAAAATTTTATGAGACTGATGAGGTCAGCTTGAAGTTTTTACTCACTCTTCTTGACCATTTAGAATAGAAAATTTATGCAATAGGGGAAGGAAAAGATCTAAGAAGAATAACCTTGGAGGTTTTATATGGAGTTCCAAAAACCTACGAACTTGAGATGTTGCAGAGAAAGTCATTAAATCTAAATCAAGGACATGTGGTCGATGTGTCAAATGCCTTGATAGCAAGTGACAAGTGACCAAAAGATGATTGAAAATGAAACTAAATCTCAGATTCAAGTTATGCAGCCTATTGAGAAAAATTGCAAGAAACCTAAAAAATAAGTCGTTCTGAAAATAGAAGAGGAAGAGTTTTATACTCTTGATGAGTAGGATGAAATGGATCAATCAATAGCCTACCTGGCAAGAAAGTTTTCAAACATAAGATTCAAGAAGCTCCGGtacttcaagggtaaaggtcAATCCTCCTACAATAATGACTGGAAAGAAAAATCTCAGATGAAGAACTCAAACACAACTGGAAAGAGTGGTTACAAATTAGGAACTGTGGACATGTCTAAAACCAGATGCAATAATTGTGATGAACTTGGCCACAGAATGCAAGAAGCCAAAGAACGTGAAGATAGACAAGGCATACTTGGAGCTTGAAGctaagtatgaggctcttctgaaaaagcaacAGGGAAACGCTTATATTATAGAGGGAAAAAGTTGTGATGATacagatgatgaagatgaagaatatgAAAATTATGCCCTCATGGCTAAAGAGGAAGAAGAATCATCTATATCAAAAACTGAGGTACCCATCTTAACCATTATTGATTTGAATGCCTCTCAATCTAAAGAAACTGTTAAAAAGATGAGCATgaaaatgtttcacattcataaaAGTATGACGGATGCCACTGAAGAAATAAACAGATTGTCTAAGTTGAATGGGAAACTGGAAAAAAAACAAGAGCTAGAACTGCAACTTATGAGCCTACATTCTGTTaggcaagaaaatgaatatctaaaataAAAGTTGAAATATGCAGAGAAGATAGAGGTTGTTATAAGATAAAAGATTgagaaaaataaatttaaaattaaggTCAAGAATGTATCTGAATTAGCTGGCCTCTATCCTGAAAAGAAAAAACCTTGTGCTAATGTGGCAATTGGACTAGACTATGAAGCTAATCCACCAGTAACGAAAAATCAAACTGATAAAGGTAAAGAGAGATCGAACAAGGGAGTTCCTAATGTGCTACAAAAAGTGGATGCACCCTTGTTCAAACCCTTTGAGGTGGACTTTAGTGAAGAAGAGCTCATCGTCAAGCAAGAAATTACAGATGAGGATGAAATGAAAGAAAGTGTTAATACCAACTATCAACACTAAAAGTAAAAAGAAGCCCGAGACAAGTTATGTCCCAAAGATACCTAAAAGTGAAGTGAAGAGTGAAGGCAcaataaagaaaaagaaaaatggGAATGAAAAGATTGAAGTAAATAATAGCAAAAATtatgcttatgttgcagatgccccttgaaaataatataaaaaatatggctcaacaaatcatttaactcatctttgtaaaaagattgttagtgAGCCCAAGAATATGGCATGCAAGTAAAATGAAGCACAAACTGATGATCCATATTCTttctgtgacaaatttgattgcattccgTGCAACATGAAGGTCATGACTAGCTGTCATAAACTAATAAAATATCTAAAAGAAATCAACTTTGGATTTGAGGTAAAAAATAAGAATGCTAATCAACCTAAGAAAATTGTTTCTTTTGATAACTCAATCTCTACTCCTGCTAACTCTACAAAAAAGAAGGATGttcccaacacagcttgggtagctaaaaacacttaaaactcattatgtgcagggaaagaagaataaagtcatgCGGGTCATTGATAGTGGCTGTTCCAGACACATGACAGGTGAtgaagccctgctatcacagtttgaggagatggatgGCCCTTTGGTGACCCTTGTAGACAATAGTGAAGGGATTCATAATGGGGTATGACAATTTGATTTGTGATAATATTTTTATtcaagatgtagcactagttggAGGACTTGAGGTTAATCTTTTAAGTGTCAACCAATTTAAAGTTAGAGGTTTCAAAATGAATTTTGACAAAGAAGATTACTCAATCACAAATagaaagactggtgaaattgctctcaaaggagtaagaaaaggaaaccCATTTGTTACGGACATGAACTCAATAAACAAGGACATGATATGTTGCTTTTACACTAAAAGATCAAATGAACAATTCTGGTTGTAGTACAAAAAGCCCTTTCACCTAAATTTCAAGGAAATTAACACTCTAGTAAGAAGaaagttagtgagagacatgcctgTATTGAATTTTATTCAAGATGGGTTATATGATGCTTGTCAGATtggaaagatgaaaagatcaacTCAAAAAAGTAAGACTGTAAACTTTATCAATGCTCCTCTATAACTTATCCACATGGATTTGTTTGATCTTGTAAATGTCATGTCCATTTTCAAGAAAAGATAAGCACTAgtaatggtggatgactactcaagatacacttgggtggaatttttgcattctaaagatgagacaccacatattattattgaatacataaagaagattgagaatcaTTTTGAAGATCACAACTCTGTGAAatgattgagaagtgataataaAACTGAATTTAGAAATGTCATACTAAATAGTTTATGTAAAGACAAGGGCATCATTTAAGAGTTTACATCTCCAAGAACACCTCAAtaaaatggtgtggttgaaaggaAAAACATAACTCCAGTTGAAGATGTAAGGACAATGTTGTAGGATGCTAAGTTGCCAACAAacttttgggaagaagctgttaacacaaCATGTTATATTCAGAATAAATACTTGCTAAAAAAGAGCATTGACAAGCtaccctactcaatcatgtctggAAAGAAGCCTACAGttaaacatcttcatgtgtttggaagaaaATGTTTTGTGTTAAAGGACAACTCAGAATATGTTGGCAAATTTGTCTCTAAAATATTTGAAGGAATCTTTCTTGGTTACTTCTTGAAAAGGAATGCATGCAGGGTCTATGTGCTAGACCAAAGAAAGATTATGGAGAGAACAACtataacttttgatgatgacaagtacCCTGGATTAGACAACATTGATGAAAGTTAAACTGAAaccttaaattttaaaaatctcaacCTTGACAGTGATTATGAAGATAATGATGGAAATAATGCAGataatgaagaagaagaagctagtgAACCAGTCAATTTTGTAAATGAAGATCCACCTCAAAATAGAAActcacctgaatttgatagcacaaactcagggggagaaagaggtgatagttctgcaagtcatgccatgGATGTAGGAAATAAGGACACTTCTAGTCAACAAAATCATCACACTAGGAAATGGGACATGAGTCATACAAAAGACACTATAATTGTTGATCCCAatgctggtgtgagaactagaagtgccaCTGCAAATGAATGTTTATACAGCTGTTTTCTATCTCAAAATGAGCCTAGGAAAACTGAGGAAGCGTtgcttgatcctgattggataactgcaatgcaagaagaattgaaccagtttgagagaaacaacgTATGTGATCTAGTTCATACACCAAGAAATAGATGTGTTATcggaacaaagtgggtgtacaggaacaagatggataaaaatgacATTGTTACCAGAAATAAGGTAGGGTTGGTTaccaaaggctactcacaagagg is a genomic window containing:
- the LOC141712471 gene encoding putative LRR receptor-like serine/threonine-protein kinase At2g24230, which gives rise to MGVGHMCLILLVTLFFRPFMCQQPNTDGYFLLEFLKNVGAKSSQVHNFSNHVCSWQGVFCDTEQEYVVKLVASGFGLSGLISDDTIGKLKSLQYLDLSSNNITNLPSDFWSLGSLKILNLSFNQISGNLPSNIGNFGLLESLDISYNNFSGNIPEGISSLASLQVFNLQQNRFQSSIPKGILNCKSTVFMDFSGNQLNGSLPEGFASAFPRLKSLNLAGNEIHGRGSDFLGMVSVTFLNISCNLFQGSVVDIFAGPLEVIDLSHNQFQGHISQVNFSSRFNWSYLVYLDLSENQLSGMFSEKMNEAQNLEYLNLAYNRFSEQKFLQIDGFPNLEYLNLSATNIIGLIPVEIQLLSNLRAIDLSKNHLRGQLPPLSTKRLQTFVVSYNNLTGSIPLSILEKLPWMDRFNFSYNRLTSCADRFSGELKTAFIGLLSSCPIAANPSLYKRETATHRGLELSLVLALLLVCLLVGLLTFAFGCRRKTRMWAMKQHSCNEEQDISGPFSFQTNSTTWVADVQLATSVPVVMFEKPLLNFTFADLLSATSGFDSSTLLAEGRFGPVYRGFLQGGIHVAVKVLVHESTMTDHEAVRELEYLGRVRHRNLVPLIGYCLAGEQRIAIYDYMENGNLQNLLHDLPPGVQTTEIWSGDACKDDDNGEIQNVGSEELLTTWRLRYKIALGTARALAFLHHGCSPPIVHRDVNSSSVYLDMNLEPRLSDFGLAKIFGRGLENEIAHGTPGYVPPELLEPETDVYGFGIILFELVTGKKPAADAYAEKEATLVSWVRGLVKKNEGSRAVDPKIRGVGPESHFEEALKIGYLCTADLPSKRPSMQQVVGLLKDIAT